Proteins encoded within one genomic window of Anopheles gambiae chromosome 3, idAnoGambNW_F1_1, whole genome shotgun sequence:
- the LOC3292094 gene encoding uncharacterized protein LOC3292094 gives MDAPKQFYSLQLPGKSLTKAPPGNTVEVKRAHSAEQIIFVRNNRALLIYERMGGSWSEVHKRNNFFAVSNDDASYPWAVYDDALLAVRKVKGFVLYRWNKKELNELLVAAKYHDEYGYALSNNTILFGNIYPSAEYIGVISRLHSVVEFSSAKPSDPRKRVRPLKKQLDLEAAWMQPSSTISLVERYDNNAQLSIALRTAAELKLFRFDNQYQLKELATVKDFLPLDDEYDRIMFAKFDDANINDLLHFTTKGLTMYRFFEESGVFEKVYYSTAFSKLRGWNRRTIESIATVNIDGDKWDELIASGPRGLCLYRPVFGNDGFELVNIFDETIEDGEMRYGIPKLTTKLADSDGFNVLLFTGANLVSVQTKPYIPRIYDVPSAAQTVVKANAVAPLLVPQKKYIVWLHDQLDLNSMLQPLNPHAGTVELSIPLIELPNAFGVSVRKYVQYKNIPFESFFGRGWSLPLDYISVERKNSAFLQDHDYAVLKNNNRIILKRYPHLDSVDCWSFEIDGFKQATIKYYPSKERWEMTMEDRTFVYGAWENLSKRREEDVCASWPLCGEKSAKKRKLPSRWYLVHEESKYGAYANYYYDPFVEGKGDRLARIELSSGSSVSFKYSEQNKLVNFKVNTTCYEQNVSFEYEGNWLKQINQEDRPLFKFDYKDDRMWKIVYPNRLESMLEYSDVQIDRTRFEEAVPVDLNPTIYYGPDYTVILDKEFEDDRVAITIRNLLGGTDGPKAMKEKLHFGQPGIKSHTIHALEDMLVVVLIYGSQKEVTVLQFTGKDWVEKEYISDFPLDAIISVGKKFVVLCDLKTLRVLTINHKGNLNDTEVQKSLPPKFLIHTFGNGFLMCSASSIDVWTMGIKNEWQKGSTQAPTNIFTDIDKLLNAFVLDAEFSTALRKGFLADAVTVYQNAIVIRVPVLDGQKLNLKVFFLIMNYDRGATQVSKQTVQIPIANFDTYEYDMPTKDGDVFKLHYKVQNNKYVLKLKSMKGPLNNSLTQQKQKSYKQIDASGEAVEKKAQYKKEVDEKFAEEVDNISQTVVSKAQFAMDLSQFGVLTNQHGVVTGNVQLSFDGQTWQQQPIDPATMRMEKVDQPLGAGFKLAKYSYQDTFKVYEMPRHAVVYDTQTNNPQEIQVVAPRYIQSQPAGKQLSMFFFHTKETIQQPANVTMVRASNTISLVTVRHVNETSKFVVFRPVDSFLLKMTSLFTKQRVRLDQDELRTSSYNYHPRDVHLSSEGAMFYRVKVAPGDNEKRFGWYEQATNSSTGATTKKSFAADGTDVTVREKPKQESNRDADVKDLERTIWDRSKQLKIIDLGALKLADEVASYYGFEAYELNRYGVDKEWSFNLADVQFERDNHYLKLPASSTLKATFTPTEPKNLWIVSFWVRIGNGEMVPKVDDMLNVLMVELVNLNNQKRVQLTGAKVHHIMSNWCYVEMTIDTTHTADGSKLSFNITIKPSESHTSIDVDHVRFSPLNLNFRANVYTPDTAEVRATLCNNGLLKQNLYSPTGKRVALLSEDGQVVDFAMHSKTAFVASVNARQCLIEMKPNYGTFETFEPSYWKQGSTEWSIRYGEVEYNPGSVAQRGELSRTFDRPFESVALRFVYNTSVDDSKLSFSWNGQEFNLFCSTGSSNSCNRPPKAGEVLIFITELRVSVWLEGHLLSETLIKPDSRVQALKEFRLLPTGSIKIAEFLVMYDARVKVTYHNRMGRPVQVVVYDDPRTVRVREIIYDEIDRPIMQTKWTKLTSHLKEYFAFYENFITQVHGTSHVMSGMVAKAHPSCEGFPYSRTIYANDPTENKQYQGLPGKEYTVLGKYKRRYAMRPEIKVLANIFPVAEGYRQSIVERPGGAIRATVEDKRGNKVAKYWQVGNYEHRLTTYTYSETYGHLIEVLPPQFHALAKTTSRTRPFLTGGNTQEEIKLRNLWRVSYEYDYGNLIGKRTPDGGTYEYIYSESGILRFSIHYNAPERVNMDRVVHFTYSSHGKVMREALVNLTRESCYQIVKTNEVPESTDLIESFYGEVESNPDVRYRSQQSTRKIGKNQMMESLIFDENEQVIKKVFFVPTINRTYSIDYEYENGKLHSLRYPMDSAASSFTLIYDYNKNGEVKSIKESTKRVPMFEFSYNADGMVETMNVRTDPTHTFQRNFTYNEPGFLIKLADNYLTESVSYLETDSYGQDSYTPIYEGLISKTLFTAHWQKATSPLRNGIYTEYLMSDNMNRAQATLCLEVLKRTGFIDENNLVNRTLYGDMNDDLPFVCGKRLALNHLSKVLSTRSFPYQYGHRYDYDDHDQLIKAKYFHGLEELKLAPLTHHTFHKEIKGIDEAKSKKIWEALREKSFLTTDCTNPSLCHGREGTKSIFSDFIHQHRYSHHLKLMLSKAISARKGLDVKTFEEKCTRWIEGSNMILKACTNLKEEMMKQKLFGESADAPVASLNEAFKKALQRYKSNVPNIVGVLNHHFMTALGRSAGDVQSYEIDANGNHRKFYTGFSRYRLEYQEGTNKITKLYRQQFDRAQGGREEFTMAHDGDGAVIQAEHKGIKHMAYDKLLQRVSEIEMTDGRKILYQYDVRAERTFKQVRGKDGKVMSEKYYIRDANGLVLMDMDMSYLASDQPPDVRVTSYIYKDQQLIGFVRNDKLYGVITDHEGSVRLVVREGEVVAAYDYLPYGQIFRRFGTDLDGQISYFYTGQEWEPETGLYNYRARLYDPDIGRFYQMDPKEQYPSPYVYAGNSPVSLIDPDGEFAFTLAVLILALVGAYLGAASANNCWNPLKWDWRSSSTWIGLLTGAVTGASIPFNMASSVAFFVGMGLSLSTSIAIMVGTGITFAYFMMAASSGTWDPTKFDYSSPGTWNALMNGVATSSWILMNPSSLISSFVSITSVAAKALFFVAKLTMSLGFTYLFAALGQGGEFDMTKWDYSDPALYMSFVDGFTTATVGVLFLRNLPRQISKWSGKVKRTVDIFVANMITFRAQLALGRDWSRLIMHTKNFLYVGVRNLQTLQKGFLTVGFYSLIVSLRMSLITESAIPEFTAAEASINVLFSTEQFSDFIVKPLSKASPKLRLPKPPNLARMLRFRIRSDAIRIGSNESIVLPNHMERSSASSLHNMFNNWIKLPFEWLFSTSMRENENVFDKRVSIISAPTRNMAKSAFSLRNCYKIYSEEHLDGMISCFGHSSTVTIIPKFESNPRIENADHYKYCMPLTYDGHPSASCEGEWSSLVYTAKETARVFDFVDGWILLAQVAPIAWKEIKLGFKYIFSRPKRDHQVPHTDMVEYEKKMLYCRLDEMKTQINTHQQLSWAQWTYEDLAEDVEVYLSKGQGSMNLLEERINALEAEIREDFILQRLQSVLREHNHAKDSSVHARRNANSKIDCLYAGRTTNHKLQNVVSAFDLLVDNVKFNAILQSKLN, from the coding sequence ATGGACGCGCCTAAGCAATTCTACAGCTTGCAGTTGCCCGGAAAATCGCTTACTAAAGCGCCTCCCGGCAATACGGTGGAAGTAAAAAGAGCACACAGCGcagagcaaattatttttgtGCGCAATAATCGGGCCCTGCTGATCTACGAGCGTATGGGTGGAAGTTGGTCCGAGGTgcacaaacgtaataatttcttCGCTGTTTCCAATGACGATGCTAGTTACCCTTGGGCGGTATATGACGATGCGTTGCTTGCGGTGCGCAAGGTGAAAGGGTTCGTGTTGTATCGTTGGAATAAGAAGGAGCTGAACGAACTGTTGGTGGCAGCAAAGTACCACGACGAGTATGGCTATGCTTTGTCAAATAACACCATTCTTTTTGGAAACATTTATCCCTCTGCGGAGTACATCGGTGTCATTTCGCGTCTGCATTCGGTCGTTGAATTTAGTTCGGCCAAACCGAGTGATCCGCGCAAACGTGTGCGGCCATTGAAAAAGCAGCTGGATTTGGAGGCTGCATGGATGCAGCCTTCTAGCACAATATCGTTGGTGGAGCGTTACGACAACAATGCGCAGCTATCGATAGCGCTACGTACCGCCGCAGAGTTGAAGCTTTTCCGATTTGACAATCAATATCAACTGAAGGAGTTGGCCACTGTTAAGGACTTTCTCCCGCTGGACGATGAGTATGATAGGATCATGTTTGCGAAGTTTGACGATGCTAACATCAACGATCTGCTCCATTTTACGACCAAGGGGTTGACCATGTATCGTTTCTTTGAAGAGTCTGGCGTTTTCGAGAAGGTGTACTATTCAACGGCATTCTCCAAACTGCGTGGCTGGAACAGGCGCACTATAGAATCGATCGCGACGGTAAACATCGATGGCGACAAGTGGGACGAGCTAATTGCCTCTGGACCAAGGGGGCTTTGCCTGTATCGTCCAGTGTTTGGTAACGATGGGTTCGAGCTGGTtaacatttttgatgaaacGATCGAAGATGGTGAAATGCGTTACGGCATACCAAAGCTGACCACAAAGCTTGCTGACAGTGATGGCTTTAACGTTCTGCTTTTTACCGGCGCGAATCTTGTAAGCGTGCAAACGAAGCCCTACATCCCCAGGATATACGATGTCCCGTCCGCCGCACAAACTGTTGTGAAAGCTAATGCCGTTGCACCCTTACTGGTACCGCAAAAGAAGTACATCGTATGGTTGCATGATCAGCTCGATCTAAACAGTATGCTGCAACCGTTAAACCCGCACGCGGGTACGGTCGAGCTTAGCATACCGCTGATCGAGCTGCCGAACGCTTTCGGCGTGAGTGTGCGCAAGTATGTACAGTACAAAAACATTCCGTTTGAGAGTTTCTTCGGGCGCGGCTGGTCCTTGCCGTTGGATTATATCAGCGTGGAGCGAAAGAACAGCGCCTTTCTGCAAGATCATGACTACGCTGTGTTGAAGAACAACAATCGAATCATTCTGAAACGCTACCCGCACTTGGATTCAGTTGACTGTTGGAGTTTCGAAATCGATGGGTTCAAGCAGGCAACGATCAAATATTATCCCTCCAAGGAACGCTGGGAAATGACAATGGAAGATCGTACATTCGTGTACGGCGCATGGGAAAACTTGAGCAAGCGACGCGAAGAGGACGTGTGTGCATCCTGGCCTCTGTGCGGAGAGAAATCAGCAAAGAAAAGGAAGCTGCCATCGCGTTGGTATTTGGTGCACGAGGAGAGTAAGTATGGTGCTTATGCAAATTACTATTACGACCCGTTCGTGGAAGGGAAAGGCGATCGGTTGGCACGCATAGAGTTGAGCAGTGGATCGAGCGTTAGCTTCAAGTATTCGGAGCAGAACAAGTTGGTGAACTTCAAAGTGAACACCACATGCTACGAACAAAACGTGTCGTTCGAGTACGAAGGGAACTGGCTCAAACAGATCAATCAAGAGGATCGACCGCTGTTCAAATTCGATTACAAGGATGATCGTATGTGGAAGATCGTTTACCCCAATCGGCTCGAATCGATGCTGGAGTACAGTGACGTGCAGATCGATCGAACACGCTTCGAGGAAGCGGTACCAGTGGATTTAAATCCAACGATCTACTACGGACCGGACTATACCGTTATTTTGGACAAGGAGTTTGAGGACGACCGTGTTGCGATTACTATTCGGAACCTTTTGGGCGGCACAGATGGACCGAAAGCAATGAAAGAGAAGCTACATTTTGGTCAACCCGGTATAAAAAGTCACACGATACACGCGCTGGAAGACATGCTTGTGGTGGTGCTCATCTACGGCTCGCAGAAGGAGGTAACCGTTCTACAGTTTACTGGCAAGGACTGGGTAGAGAAGGAATATATAAGCGATTTTCCACTGGACGCTATCATAAGTGTGGGCAAAAAGTTTGTTGTACTGTGCGATCTGAAAACTTTGCGTGTGCTAACCATCAACCATAAGGGGAATCTAAACGACACGGAAGTGCAGAAATCTCTGCCGCCCAAGTTTTTGATACACACATTTGGGAACGGTTTCTTGATGTGCAGCGCTTCGAGCATCGATGTGTGGACGATGGGGATTAAGAATGAATGGCAAAAAGGCTCTACTCAAGCCCCGACCAATATCTTTACCGATATTGATAAGTTACTGAACGCGTTCGTTTTGGATGCAGAATTTAGTACCGCTTTGCGGAAGGGTTTCCTGGCCGATGCGGTCACTGTGTATCAGAATGCAATCGTCATACGTGTGCCGGTACTGGATGGTCAAAAGTTGAATTTGAAAGTATTTTTCTTAATTATGAATTACGATCGTGGTGCTACGCAGGTATCAAAACAGACCGTGCAGATTCCGATAGCGAACTTTGACACGTACGAGTACGATATGCCGACTAAGGATGGAGACGTTTTCAAGCTGCACTACAAGGTGCAAAATAACAAATACGTTCTGAAGCTGAAGAGCATGAAAGGCCCACTCAACAATTCGCTCACGCAGCAGAAACAAAAATCGTACAAACAGATTGACGCAAGTGGCGAGGCAGTGGAAAAGAAGGCACAGTACAAGAAAGAGGTAGATGAAAAGTTCGCCGAAGAGGTGGATAATATTAGCCAAACCGTTGTTAGTAAGGCGCAATTTGCCATGGATCTTTCGCAGTTTGGTGTGCTTACAAACCAGCACGGTGTGGTGACGGGAAACGTTCAGCTGTCGTTCGATGGGCAAACCTGGCAGCAGCAACCGATCGATCCGGCGACGATGCGCATGGAGAAGGTGGATCAGCCGCTTGGGGCTGGCTTTAAGCTGGCGAAGTACAGTTACCAGGACACGTTCAAGGTGTACGAAATGCCGAGACACGCGGTCGTGTACGATACGCAAACTAACAACCCGCAGGAGATTCAGGTTGTCGCGCCCCGGTATATCCAATCGCAACCGGCCGGTAAACAATTGAGCATGTTTTTCTTCCACACGAAGGAAACGATTCAGCAGCCCGCGAACGTGACGATGGTGCGTGCCAGTAACACTATTTCACTGGTGACGGTTCGGCATGTGAACGAGACGAGCAAATTTGTCGTCTTTCGACCGGTGGATTCATTTCTGCTGAAGATGACGAGCCTGTTTACCAAGCAGCGCGTACGGCTCGATCAGGATGAGCTGCGCACTTCGTCTTACAATTACCATCCGCGGGATGTTCATCTTTCCAGCGAGGGTGCCATGTTTTATCGCGTGAAAGTCGCTCCGGGCGACAACGAGAAACGATTTGGATGGTACGAGCAAGCTACTAATTCCAGCACGGGAGCAACCACGAAAAAATCTTTCGCAGCCGATGGAACCGACGTCACAGTGCGCGAGAAACCCAAACAAGAAAGTAACAGAGACGCGGATGTGAAGGATCTTGAACGGACGATATGGGATAGGAGCAAACAGCTAAAGATAATAGACTTAGGGGCACTGAAGTTAGCGGATGAAGTGGCGTCATATTATGGATTCGAAGCGTACGAACTTAATCGCTATGGGGTAGATAAAGAGTGGTCGTTCAATTTAGCTGATGTGCAATTTGAGCGGGATAACCATTACCTTAAACTTCCGGCAAGCTCGACCTTAAAGGCAACGTTTACGCCAACTGAACCAAAGAATTTATGGATTGTTTCGTTTTGGGTGCGAATCGGCAATGGTGAAATGGTGCCAAAAGTGGACGACATGCTCAACGTGTTGATGGTGGAGCTTGTCAATTTGAACAACCAAAAGCGTGTACAGTTGACTGGTGCAAAAGTGCATCACATAATGTCAAACTGGTGTTATGTGGAAATGACTATTGATACGACACACACGGCTGATGGTTCGAAGTTGTCGTTCAATATCACTATCAAACCTTCCGAATCGCATACAAGTATCGACGTTGATCATGTGCGGTTTTCTCCATTGAACTTAAACTTTCGTGCCAACGTTTATACGCCAGATACGGCTGAAGTCAGAGCTACGCTTTGCAATAACGGCCTGCTGAAACAGAACCTTTATAGTCCCACTGGGAAGCGAGTGGCACTGCTATCGGAAGATGGGCAAGTGGTAGACTTTGCGATGCACTCTAAGACCGCATTTGTTGCTTCAGTTAACGCCAGACAATGCTTGATTGAAATGAAGCCGAACTACGGTACATTCGAAACATTCGAACCATCCTACTGGAAACAGGGCAGTACGGAGTGGTCAATCAGATATGGTGAGGTTGAGTACAACCCTGGCAGTGTTGCTCAACGAGGAGAGCTAAGCCGCACCTTTGATCGACCGTTCGAGTCAGTAGCGCTTCGCTTTGTCTACAATACAAGCGTGGATGATAGCAAATTGTCGTTCAGTTGGAATGGGCAAGAATTCAATCTATTTTGTTCTACAGGATCTTCTAACAGTTGCAACAGGCCACCAAAGGCTGGCGAAGTGCTTATATTTATTACCGAGCTGCGTGTATCGGTGTGGTTGGAAGGACATTTACTTAGCGAAACACTTATAAAGCCTGATTCACGGGTTCAAGCATTGAAAGAATTTCGTTTACTACCAACGGGATCAATCAAGATAGCAGAATTTCTGGTGATGTATGACGCACGGGTAAAAGTTACATACCACAATCGGATGGGACGGCCGGTGCAGGTGGTTGTATATGATGATCCAAGAACAGTGCGCGTACGTGAGATCATCTACGACGAAATCGATCGTCCCATAATGCAAACCAAGTGGACGAAGCTCACGAGTCATTTAAAGGAATATTTTGCGTTCTATGAAAACTTCATCACTCAAGTGCACGGTACGAGTCACGTGATGAGCGGTATGGTCGCTAAAGCCCATCCATCCTGCGAAGGTTTTCCATACTCACGCACGATTTATGCGAACGATCCGACGGAAAATAAACAGTATCAGGGATTGCCAGGGAAAGAGTATACCGTACTCGGTAAGTACAAACGCCGATACGCTATGCGTCCCGAGATAAAGGTGTTGGCAAACATATTTCCCGTAGCGGAAGGTTATCGTCAAAGCATTGTGGAACGTCCGGGAGGTGCGATTCGGGCTACGGTCGAGGATAAGCGCGGAAACAAGGTTGCCAAATATTGGCAGGTGGGCAATTACGAGCATAGGCTAACAACATACACATATTCTGAGACCTACGGTCATTTAATTGAAGTGTTACCACCTCAGTTTCATGCACTCGCAAAGACCACCTCCAGAACGAGACCGTTCCTGACCGGAGGAAACACGCAGGAAGAAATAAAACTAAGAAATTTGTGGCGGGTGTCGTATGAGTACGACTACGGGAACCTGATAGGCAAGCGCACACCGGATGGTGGTACCTATGAGTACATCTACAGTGAGTCAGGAATTTTGCGTTTTTCAATACACTACAACGCACCGGAAAGGGTTAACATGGATCGGGTGGTTCATTTTACGTACTCCTCGCATGGTAAGGTGATGCGCGAAGCGTTAGTTAATTTAACGCGTGAAAGTTGTTACCAGATAGTGAAGACAAACGAAGTTCCTGAGTCAACCGATTTGATTGAATCTTTCTATGGCGAGGTCGAAAGCAACCCAGATGTGCGGTATAGATCGCAACAATCTACCCGAAAGATAGGCAAAAATCAGATGATGGAGAGTCTGATCTTTGACGAGAACGAACAAGTGatcaaaaaagtattttttgtGCCAACAATTAACAGAACCTACTCGATTGATTACGAATATGAGAACGGAAAATTGCATTCTTTGCGATATCCTATGGATTCGGCTGCATCATCATTTACTCTGATCTACGATTATAACAAAAATGGAGAAGTAAAGTCTATCAAGGAATCGACAAAGCGAGTTCCTATGTTTGAGTTCTCCTATAATGCAGATGGCATGGTGGAAACAATGAACGTACGAACGGATCCCACGCATACATTCCAGAGAAACTTTACCTACAACGAACCAGGCTTTTTGATAAAGCTGGCAGACAACTATTTGACGGAAAGTGTAAGCTACCTGGAAACAGACTCCTACGGCCAAGACTCTTACACACCGATCTATGAAGGTTTAATATCCAAGACGTTGTTCACCGCCCACTGGCAAAAGGCGACCAGCCCACTTCGTAATGGTATCTATACGGAGTATCTAATGTCAGACAACATGAACCGAGCACAGGCGACACTGTGTCTTGAGGTGCTAAAGCGGACAGGCTTTATTGACGAAAACAATCTGGTGAACCGGACGTTGTACGGTGACATGAATGACGATCTaccgtttgtgtgtggaaaACGACTCGCTCTGAATCATCTGTCGAAGGTATTGAGCACCAGATCCTTCCCCTATCAGTACGGTCATCGGTATGACTATGACGATCATGATCAGCTTATTAAGGCGAAGTATTTCCACGGATTGGAAGAGTTGAAGCTTGCACCATTGACGCATCACACATTCCACAAAGAGATAAAAGGAATTGATGAAGCGAAATCGAAAAAGATTTGGGAAGCACTACGGGAGAAATCCTTCCTGACCACCGACTGCACCAATCCCAGTCTTTGCCATGGACGTGAAGGTACCAAATCGATATTCAGTGACTTTATCCATCAACATCGATATAGCCATCACTTGAAATTGATGCTATCGAAGGCCATCTCAGCACGGAAGGGATTGGATGTAAAAACGTTTGAAGAAAAGTGTACACGATGGATTGAAGGATCGAACATGATTTTGAAAGCTTGTACGAACCTCAAGGAAGAAATGATGAAACAAAAGTTGTTCGGTGAAAGTGCGGATGCGCCTGTAGCGTCTTTGAATGAAGCGTTTAAAAAAGCCTTGCAGAGATACAAATCAAACGTGCCTAATATTGTTGGGGTGCTTAATCATCACTTCATGACGGCTTTGGGAAGGTCGGCTGGGGATGTGCAATCGTACGAAATCGATGCAAATGGAAATCATCGAAAGTTTTACACGGGCTTCTCGCGGTATCGTTTGGAGTACCAGGAGGGGACAAATAAAATCACCAAGCTATATCGCCAGCAATTCGATCGCGCTCAAGGTGGTAGAGAGGAATTCACCATGGCCCATGATGGTGATGGAGCCGTAATCCAGGCGGAACACAAGGGCATAAAGCATATGGCATATGACAAGCTTCTGCAGCGGGTTAGTGAAATTGAGATGACCGATGGACGGAAGATATTGTACCAGTATGATGTGCGCGCAGAGCGGACATTCAAGCAGGTTCGGGGTAAGGATGGAAAGGTAATGAGCGAAAAGTACTATATTCGAGACGCAAATGGATTGGTATTGATGGACATGGATATGAGCTACCTTGCGAGCGATCAACCACCCGACGTGCGAGTGACGAGCTACATCTATAAGGATCAGCAGCTGATTGGGTTTGTGCGCAACGATAAGCTGTACGGGGTCATCACAGATCACGAAGGATCGGTACGCTTGGTGGTGAGAGAGGGCGAAGTAGTCGCCGCATATGATTATCTTCCATATGGGCAGATATTCCGACGCTTTGGGACCGATTTGGACGGACAGATCTCGTATTTTTACACGGGTCAGGAGTGGGAACCGGAGACCGGGCTGTACAACTATCGAGCTCGTTTGTATGATCCCGACATTGGGAGGTTCTATCAAATGGATCCAAAAGAACAGTACCCAAGCCCTTACGTTTATGCCGGAAACTCGCCCGTTTCGTTGATCGATCCAGATGGTGAATTTGCCTTCACATTGGCTGTGCTTATTTTGGCGTTAGTCGGAGCGTATCTTGGTGCTGCATCAGCCAACAATTGTTGGAATCCTCTCAAGTGGGATTGGAGATCATCATCGACCTGGATAGGTCTGCTGACAGGTGCTGTTACAGGCGCATCCATACCCTTCAATATGGCCAGTTCGGTAGCGTTTTTCGTCGGGATGGGACTATCGCTAAGTACGTCAATTGCTATTATGGTTGGTACCGGTATCACCTTCGCCTATTTTATGATGGCGGCCAGCAGCGGTACATGGGATCCTACAAAGTTTGACTACTCAAGTCCAGGCACGTGGAATGCGTTGATGAACGGTGTAGCAACTTCATCATGGATATTGATGAATCCTTCTTCGCTGATTAGTTCCTTCGTATCGATAACTTCAGTCGCCGCCAAGGCACTATTTTTTGTAGCTAAACTCACCATGAGTCTTGGTTTCACGTATCTTTTTGCCGCGCTTGGTCAGGGTGGTGAGTTTGACATGACCAAATGGGACTACTCAGATCCCGCACTGTACATGAGCTTCGTTGACGGGTTTACTACTGCTACCGTTGGAGTGCTGTTCCTTCGAAACTTGCCGAGACAGATCAGCAAATGGTCGGGAAAAGTGAAACGTACCGTCGATATATTCGTTGCTAACATGATTACATTCCGCGCCCAATTAGCGTTGGGGCGTGATTGGTCGAGATTGATCATGCATACCAAGAATTTCTTATACGTTGGTGTTCGCAACTTGCAAACTTTGCAGAAAGGGTTTCTAACTGTAGGATTCTATTCACTAATTGTTTCGTTACGCATGTCGCTGATAACTGAAAGCGCCATCCCTGAGTTTACGGCAGCGGAAGCATCCATCAATGTACTCTTTTCAACTGAGCAATTTTCAGACTTTATAGTTAAGCCTTTGTCGAAGGCTTCGCCCAAATTGAGGCTACCCAAGCCACCGAACTTGGCACGGATGCTCCGTTTCCGCATTCGATCGGATGCAATAAGAATTGGCAGCAATGAGTCAATTGTCTTACCAAATCATATGGAAAGATCGTCCGCATCATCACTGCATAATATGTTTAACAACTGGATAAAGTTACCATTCGAATGGTTGTTTAGTACATCGATGCGCGAAAACGAGAACGTATTCGATAAGAGAGTTTCAATTATCTCTGCACCAACAAGAAACATGGCAAAATCAGCGTTTTCGTTGCGAAATTGCTATAAAATTTATTCCGAGGAGCACCTCGACGGCATGATATCATGCTTCGGACATAGTTCTACGGTGACGATAATACCTAAATTCGAAAGTAATCCACGAATTGAAAATGCCGACCACTACAAATACTGTATGCCATTGACATACGATGGACATCCATCAGCCTCCTGTGAAGGAGAGTGGTCTTCATTGGTATACACGGCGAAGGAAACGGCAAGAGTTTTTGATTTTGTCGATGGGTGGATATTACTGGCACAGGTTGCACCAATTGCCTGGAAAGAAATTAAGCTTGGATTTAAGTATATCTTTTCGCGTCCAAAACGCGACCATCAAGTGCCTCACACAGATATGGTGGaatatgaaaagaaaatgctTTATTGCAGGTTAGATGAAATGAAGACACAGATTAACACACATCAACAGCTAAGCTGGGCTCAATGGACGTATGAAGATCTGGCAGAGGATGTAGAAGTATATTTGAGCAAAGGGCAAGGCTCAATGAACTTGTTAGAGGAGCGGATAAATGCTCTTGAAGCAGAAATAAGGGAAGATTTTATCTTGCAACGGCTTCAAAGCGTGCTAAGAGAACATAACCATGCAAAGGACAGCAGTGTGCATGCTAGAAGAAATGCGAACAGTAAGATTGACTGTCTATATGCAGGACGGACAACTAATCATAAACTACAAAATGTCGTATCTGCTTTTGATCTGCTGGTTGACAACGTTAAATTTAACGCAATCCTACaatcaaaattgaattaa